A genomic segment from Candidatus Paceibacterota bacterium encodes:
- a CDS encoding S8 family serine peptidase, whose amino-acid sequence MNSPKIIRQVLALMLALVCAGVATAAPNLIPYQPVNWSDKIVVSTTAGTSTDSTTLSATDTLYVDWAVLNNGDTSTGMGFYTYLYVDGILKNYWAVSALSPSYYHPQSDYYLGSLSAGTHTLTITNDVFGGIAESNEGDNGYTKTIVVNPPSYPNLTPYQPAGWSDKIVVSTVTGTTTNSPYYTATDTLYLDWAVINDGTAGTAARFHTYLYVDGIQRTSWYTDPPLAASSYTGAPDYSLGSLSRGVHMLMIITDAMGAITESNESDNSYYVQITVGDPPQPNLAPYKPSDWSDKVVVATNAGAIADNALTTASSVYVSWAVGNIGGAPATNGFLTTLSVDGDVVNTWSNPPPLAASGCVSNIGYVVGVLSAGPHTITLATDTGSAVTESNEGDNSYIKPIAVLQAPPTVETLPATAISDVSAQLNAAIDPHRGGGYAWFEYGTNASYGKTAAFQYFDADAANLSATLSGLSPETIYHYRMVAYNAGGTNHGGDVSFTTGGPDIRIEPLSLTFTSSASPSGLAAATQPLRQSELSAANQARALSAGEKLLHASDVLGGFAHSPTVKVTVNLALPSNASLRADFSSPAAVKALRAGVKAAQQEVLDSLPADQVKPRFRFDNVAAFSAEVTPQGLSALQNHPRVASIEPVYVVEPHLAQGIPLIHGLTYRSAYNGAGIAIAICDTGVDYNHPRLGGGGFPNSKVIGGYDVGDDDADPLPSNHAHGTCCAGIAAGDLGTVGDYIGGVAYNAKIYALKITSGSQGSSSTDAEAAAWDWCVTHQYDNTNYPIMVISMSFGGGRYFSPCDTELPSMTAIANNAIAAGITILVSSGNDGYCDSIAFPSCISSVISVGAVYDAAYGHAYPCVNANSCAPKSASSGCSSGYVADDVTAADKVTSYANMADFITLLAPGNECYAPDIVGSDGYSSGDYDTSFGGTSAACPYAAGAVACLQSAAKARTGSFLSPAEVRNRLLTYGDNITDTKVAITKPRVNLERAIEGLADFSQAFRIYNDGVGTLTVNAVAAETPAEWIGFAPAGPFVIPALGYQDVSVIVNMDQAPAGNSSIRLLVASSDADKSPYPGGVYVQTIRQTLPVLSDMVLSNDMFQFVVNGPAGTSCVVQASSNLADWWSLSTNPIPGEGSLLVTDPGAASHNRRFYRALLQ is encoded by the coding sequence ATGAATTCACCCAAGATCATTCGGCAGGTACTTGCGCTCATGCTCGCCCTTGTCTGCGCCGGTGTCGCCACCGCCGCCCCCAACCTGATTCCCTATCAACCGGTTAACTGGTCGGATAAGATCGTCGTGTCCACAACTGCCGGCACGAGCACCGACAGCACGACGCTAAGCGCCACCGATACGCTATACGTGGATTGGGCCGTGCTCAACAACGGGGATACGTCCACCGGTATGGGATTCTACACCTATCTCTATGTGGACGGCATTCTCAAGAACTACTGGGCGGTTTCGGCGCTGAGCCCGAGCTATTACCATCCACAAAGCGACTACTACCTGGGCTCGCTCAGTGCGGGAACTCATACCCTTACAATCACGAATGATGTCTTTGGCGGAATCGCCGAAAGCAACGAAGGCGACAACGGTTACACCAAGACCATCGTCGTAAACCCGCCAAGCTATCCCAACCTCACCCCCTATCAGCCGGCTGGCTGGTCGGACAAGATTGTGGTTTCGACGGTCACCGGGACGACCACCAACAGCCCTTACTATACCGCCACAGATACGCTGTATCTGGACTGGGCGGTCATCAACGACGGGACGGCGGGTACGGCCGCTCGGTTTCACACCTACCTGTATGTGGATGGCATCCAGAGAACCTCCTGGTACACCGACCCGCCCCTCGCCGCCAGTTCTTATACAGGAGCACCGGATTACTCGCTCGGCTCCCTCAGCCGTGGGGTTCACATGCTGATGATCATAACCGACGCCATGGGGGCGATCACTGAGAGCAATGAGTCGGACAACAGCTATTACGTGCAGATCACGGTCGGCGATCCACCCCAGCCCAATTTAGCGCCCTACAAGCCGTCCGACTGGTCGGACAAGGTAGTAGTCGCGACGAATGCCGGGGCGATTGCCGACAACGCCCTTACCACCGCCAGTTCGGTGTACGTGTCCTGGGCCGTGGGCAACATCGGCGGCGCGCCGGCAACTAATGGCTTCCTGACCACCCTTTCGGTGGATGGGGATGTCGTGAACACCTGGAGCAACCCACCGCCTCTGGCGGCGTCCGGCTGCGTGTCCAACATTGGTTACGTGGTCGGGGTTCTCAGCGCCGGCCCGCACACGATCACCCTGGCGACGGATACGGGCTCGGCCGTCACCGAGAGCAACGAGGGCGACAACTCTTATATCAAGCCGATCGCCGTGCTGCAGGCGCCGCCCACGGTTGAAACCCTGCCGGCGACGGCGATCTCCGACGTCTCGGCCCAGCTCAACGCGGCAATCGATCCTCACCGGGGCGGAGGCTATGCCTGGTTCGAATACGGCACCAACGCCAGCTATGGGAAGACTGCCGCCTTCCAGTATTTCGATGCCGATGCCGCCAATCTCAGCGCCACCCTCTCCGGCTTGAGCCCGGAGACCATTTACCATTATCGCATGGTAGCCTACAACGCCGGCGGCACGAACCATGGCGGAGACGTGTCGTTTACCACGGGGGGGCCCGACATCCGCATCGAGCCGCTCAGCCTGACTTTCACCAGTAGTGCGTCCCCGTCCGGGCTTGCGGCGGCAACGCAGCCTCTCCGGCAATCAGAACTCTCCGCCGCGAACCAGGCCCGGGCGCTCTCCGCGGGGGAGAAGCTGCTCCACGCGTCCGATGTGCTTGGTGGTTTCGCCCACAGCCCAACCGTGAAGGTCACTGTCAATTTGGCGCTGCCGTCAAACGCTTCCCTTCGCGCCGACTTCTCGTCGCCCGCCGCGGTGAAGGCGTTGCGGGCCGGGGTCAAGGCTGCCCAGCAGGAAGTCCTCGACAGCCTTCCGGCAGACCAGGTCAAACCGCGCTTCCGTTTTGACAATGTGGCCGCGTTTTCCGCCGAAGTCACCCCCCAGGGACTGAGCGCCCTCCAGAATCATCCGCGGGTGGCATCCATCGAGCCGGTCTATGTCGTGGAGCCGCATTTGGCCCAGGGCATTCCGCTGATCCACGGGCTCACCTACCGCTCCGCTTACAACGGAGCCGGCATTGCCATTGCCATTTGCGACACGGGTGTTGACTACAATCATCCGCGCCTGGGCGGGGGCGGTTTCCCCAACAGCAAAGTCATCGGCGGCTATGATGTCGGCGATGACGACGCCGACCCCCTCCCGAGCAACCATGCCCACGGCACCTGCTGCGCGGGCATCGCCGCCGGCGATCTTGGCACCGTGGGCGACTACATCGGCGGCGTCGCCTACAATGCCAAAATCTACGCCCTCAAGATTACCTCCGGCTCGCAAGGCAGCAGCAGCACTGACGCCGAGGCCGCCGCCTGGGATTGGTGCGTCACGCATCAGTACGACAATACCAACTACCCGATCATGGTCATCAGCATGAGCTTCGGCGGCGGGCGCTACTTCTCCCCGTGCGACACGGAACTCCCTTCTATGACCGCCATTGCCAACAACGCCATCGCCGCGGGTATTACTATCCTGGTTTCTTCCGGCAATGACGGCTATTGTGATTCCATCGCTTTTCCTTCCTGCATCTCCAGCGTGATTTCCGTCGGGGCGGTGTATGACGCGGCGTATGGCCATGCTTACCCGTGCGTGAATGCCAACTCCTGCGCACCCAAATCCGCGAGCAGCGGTTGCTCGTCGGGGTACGTGGCGGACGATGTGACGGCGGCTGACAAAGTGACCTCGTACGCCAATATGGCCGATTTCATCACGTTGCTCGCCCCCGGCAATGAGTGCTACGCGCCGGACATCGTCGGCTCCGACGGGTATTCCAGCGGCGATTACGACACGAGCTTCGGCGGCACCTCGGCGGCTTGTCCCTACGCCGCGGGGGCGGTCGCCTGTCTCCAATCCGCCGCCAAAGCGCGCACCGGAAGCTTCCTCTCGCCCGCCGAGGTGAGAAACCGCTTGCTGACCTATGGCGACAACATTACCGACACGAAGGTCGCCATTACCAAACCGCGCGTGAACCTCGAGCGCGCCATCGAGGGTCTGGCTGACTTCAGCCAGGCCTTCCGGATCTATAACGACGGCGTCGGGACGCTGACCGTGAACGCGGTCGCTGCCGAAACGCCAGCCGAGTGGATCGGCTTTGCGCCGGCCGGGCCGTTCGTCATTCCCGCGTTGGGCTACCAGGACGTCAGTGTCATCGTAAACATGGACCAGGCGCCGGCGGGTAATTCTTCCATCCGGTTGCTGGTGGCTTCCAGCGATGCCGACAAGAGCCCTTACCCCGGCGGAGTCTATGTGCAAACCATCCGCCAGACGTTGCCCGTCCTGAGCGACATGGTCCTGAGCAACGACATGTTCCAGTTTGTGGTCAACGGCCCGGCCGGCACTTCTTGTGTGGTGCAAGCCTCTTCCAATCTTGCCGACTGGTGGTCGCTCTCCACCAATCCAATCCCCGGGGAAGGCTCCCTGCTCGTCACGGACCCGGGCGCGGCGAGCCACAACCGGCGTTTCTACCGTGCCCTGCTGCAGTGA
- a CDS encoding sugar phosphate isomerase/epimerase, giving the protein MRLGINTFLFTSPFTNDSTRLFKQFKQWGFDSVEIPIEDPAHIDPAHVKRQLDKHGLVCGSVCACLGPDRDLRGTPKQQRNSLQYLKKVIDQMVVLKCPSLVGPVYSSVGRADAVPPNEYKKQWKTVVKNLKTLAAYAQKRGKKICLEPLNRFETDFINTCDQALKLVKAVGSPALKLHLDTFHMNIEEKCQGEAIRKAGKLLGHFHACGSDRGTPGNDHIHWDCIAKALKKIGYKGDVAIESFTTDVKVIARAAAIWRRIEPTRNEIAVKGLKFLRQTL; this is encoded by the coding sequence ATGAGACTCGGCATTAACACCTTTCTCTTCACCTCACCGTTCACCAACGACAGCACCAGGCTGTTCAAGCAATTCAAGCAATGGGGCTTTGACAGTGTCGAGATCCCCATCGAGGACCCGGCGCACATTGACCCGGCGCACGTGAAGCGCCAGTTGGACAAGCACGGACTGGTCTGCGGCTCGGTCTGCGCCTGCCTGGGGCCGGACCGCGACTTGCGCGGCACCCCCAAGCAGCAGCGCAACAGCCTTCAGTACCTGAAGAAGGTGATTGATCAGATGGTCGTGCTCAAATGCCCGTCGCTGGTCGGGCCGGTGTATTCCTCCGTGGGCCGCGCCGACGCGGTGCCGCCGAACGAATATAAGAAGCAGTGGAAGACGGTGGTGAAGAACCTGAAGACACTGGCCGCCTACGCCCAAAAGCGCGGCAAGAAGATCTGCCTCGAACCCCTTAACCGCTTCGAGACCGACTTCATCAACACCTGCGATCAGGCCCTCAAGCTGGTCAAGGCCGTCGGCAGCCCGGCGCTCAAGCTGCACCTCGACACCTTTCACATGAACATCGAGGAGAAGTGCCAGGGAGAAGCCATCCGGAAAGCGGGCAAGCTCCTCGGCCATTTTCACGCCTGCGGCAGCGACCGCGGCACCCCCGGCAACGACCACATTCACTGGGACTGCATCGCCAAGGCCCTCAAGAAGATCGGCTACAAGGGCGACGTCGCCATTGAGTCCTTCACCACCGACGTCAAGGTCATCGCCCGCGCCGCCGCCATCTGGCGGCGCATCGAGCCGACCCGGAACGAAATCGCAGTGAAGGGCCTCAAGTTCCTGCGCCAGACGCTATGA
- a CDS encoding DUF1080 domain-containing protein — MNARLLGALTLGVAVIVPTALVFGASGKDVPLIEDRPGEKGFLRIFNGKDLTGWEGNPKLWSVKDGAITGQTTAENPAKGNTFLIWTNGTMSDFELRCLFRLAPGDAKGFANSGIQYRSKVVNAANWVVHGYQADMEAGPTYSGILYEEGGRGILALRGEKILLNKDGKKQALGSVGNAAAIGAAIKQGDWNEYVVIAKGNHLQQFINSKQTVDVVDEDEAKRALSGVLALQLHAGPPMTAQFKHIRIKRF; from the coding sequence ATGAACGCGAGACTGCTTGGCGCGCTGACGTTGGGCGTGGCGGTGATCGTCCCAACGGCGCTGGTGTTCGGCGCCTCCGGGAAAGACGTGCCCTTGATCGAGGACCGGCCCGGGGAGAAGGGCTTCCTGCGCATCTTCAACGGCAAAGACCTGACGGGCTGGGAGGGCAACCCGAAGCTCTGGTCGGTCAAGGACGGCGCGATCACTGGCCAGACCACGGCGGAGAACCCGGCCAAAGGCAACACGTTCCTGATCTGGACCAACGGCACGATGTCCGATTTCGAGCTCCGCTGCCTGTTCAGGCTCGCCCCGGGCGACGCCAAAGGTTTCGCCAACTCCGGCATCCAGTACCGCAGCAAAGTCGTCAACGCTGCCAACTGGGTCGTCCACGGCTACCAGGCCGACATGGAAGCCGGCCCCACCTACTCGGGTATCCTCTACGAAGAAGGCGGGCGCGGCATTCTGGCGCTGCGCGGCGAGAAGATCCTCTTGAATAAGGACGGCAAGAAACAGGCCCTCGGCTCGGTGGGGAACGCCGCTGCCATCGGCGCCGCCATCAAGCAGGGTGATTGGAACGAGTATGTCGTCATAGCCAAGGGCAACCACCTCCAGCAGTTCATCAACAGCAAACAGACCGTAGATGTGGTGGACGAAGACGAGGCCAAACGCGCCCTGAGCGGCGTGCTGGCCCTCCAGCTCCACGCCGGTCCGCCCATGACGGCCCAGTTCAAGCATATACGGATCAAGAGATTCTAG